One Limisphaera ngatamarikiensis genomic window, GCCCACCAACGCCTGGGCGTTTGTCGCTGCCCGTTACCTGGCTCAGGAACCGGGGGCGTCGGAACCTCCGGCCCCAACCACCGAGTCATCCACTGCGACGGAAGCCAAGCCCACCACCCCGCCGGTCCAACCCGCGCCACCCGCGGAGCCGCAGGAACCGGCCGTGCCGCAACCCACACCCGTGACGGTCACCAACGCCCCCGAACTGGCCGCACCCCCGGAACCCACCAACGAAATCGCCACGGCGGCGTTTCAAGAGCCTCCACCTGCGCAAACCGCAACAGACCCGGCCGCACTCGAAAAGGCCCGCGAGGCCATGCGACAAAAAATGGCCGAACTGATCGCCCGCGACGAAGCCCTCCGCGCCGCCGCTGCTCCTCCACCTTCCGAGGTGCGCGTGGTCACCCGCGAAGGCATCGTGCGCCGCGCCCGGCACATCCTCGCACCCACCCAGCACGCCCTGACCGAGTTGGAAACCGGCCGGGTCATCAATTACCTCTACACCACCTCCACCAACCTTGACCTGTCGCGGTACTGGGGCCGCCATGTGCTGGTTACCGGCGAGGAGGGACTCGACCCGCGTTGGCAGGCCACGCCGGTGCTCACTGTCCGCCGGATTCAGGTTTTTCCGTGACCGCCTTTCCCAATCTCATTGACGGCCGCGCCATCGCGGCGCAGGTCCTGGCTGAATTGCAGCCCCGAATCCGGGCACTCCATGACCGGGGCGTGCAACCGGGGCTTGTGTTTGTGCGGGTGGGCGAGGACCCGGCCTCCAAGGTCTACGTGGGGCGCAAGGAAAAGGCCGCCGCCGAATTGGGCATCCGCTCCCACACCCACGTGCTGCCCGAGACCACCACCGAGACCGAGCTTCTGGCCCTGTTGGAACGGCTGAACCGGGATGAAACCTGGCACGGCATCCTCGTGCAGGCCCCGTTGCCCCGCCACATCCGGCCCGAACGCGTCTATTCCACCATCCGGCCGGACAAGGACGTGGACGGGTTTCACCCGCTCAACATGGGCCGCCTGCTGCTGGGTGATCCGGGCGGATTCGTCCCCTGCACGCCGGCGGGCATTCAAGAGTTGCTGGTGAGGGCCGGCATTTCCTGGGAGGGGGCTCATGTGGTGATTCTCGGCCGCGGCAACATCGTGGGCAAACCCCTGGCCGCGTTGTTGTGCCAAAAGGCACCCCGGGCCAACGCCACCATCACATTGTGTCACTCGGCCACCCGCGATCTGGCCGGGCATTGCCGGCGGGCGGACATCCTGGTCGCTGCCATGGGCGTGCCGGAATTCGTCCGCGCCCCCATGGTTCGGCCCGGCGCCGTGGTGGTGGACGTTGGGGTCAATCGCGTGCCCGACCCCGCCCGGCCCGGCGGCAGCCGGTTGGTCGGCGATGTCGCCTTTGCCGAGGTGCAACCGGTGGCGGGCCGGATCACACCCAATCCGGGCGGCGTCGGCCCCATGACCATCGCCATGTTGATGCAAAACACCGTGCGCGCCGCCGAGATCCTCACCGGATGAGATCCAGCCCGGCCCGTTGAATCCAACGTTTCCCAACCATGACACCCACACGCATTCTTCCCGACCTGCAATGTTCCCTCCTGTGCGAAGATGTTCGGCAGGAGGTTACTGGCAATTTCATCCTGGTGGGCGTGCTCAACTTCATTCGCGTCCCCCACCTGCCGGTGATCGCCCTCAAACTGAGCGTGTTTAACCGTTGGACCGCCGGCATCGGCCAGTTCATCGAAAGCACACGCCTGGTGGCGCCCGACCAGACCACCGTCCTGCGCAAGGGCGAGGTCCGCTTCGTCCTCCAGGACCCCAACCATCACGCCACCAACGTCACCCTGTTCGGCCAGGTCGAATTCAAAACCGCCGGCGTCTACTACATCGAGGTGCTCGTGGACGATGTGATGAAGCTGCGCTATCCGGTCCCGGTCATTCACACGCCGCCCCCGCAACCCCACCAGGGGCAACCGCCCAAACCCCAGGATCCCGCTCCGCCCCAGGCCTGACCCCCGCGCACACGCAAGCGACGGTGCGACCCGGCCCTGCTTCGCACGGGACGACACACCCGTGCCCGACAAATAGCAGGGCTCCATGTACGCCGACTCAGGCCGGACCGCCCGGGTTCAGAGGGCCGCATGGGGGCGCTGGTGAACAGCGCAGTCGGGCATCCCGGCCCGTCACCGATTTGCCGGTGTCTGCAGCACGGGCAGCGCAGGAGGTGAATTTCGGTGGTGGATCGGACCTGCGGGTGCGGCTCCTCATCGGCTCGGCGATGGGACCCGGCGACTTGACCGCGGACGCACGCCCCTGCCAGCCCCTGCAACCTTCCAACGGCCCGGCCCTTGTGCCGGGCTTTGGGCGGTTCGAAGGGCACAGCACGAGTGGAACGGGCGCGCGAACCGGACCTTCGTTGGCGTGAAGGGATCCCTGCCGGACCGCGGCCGCTCCGGCCACGCTCAAGCCGGCCCTGTGGAAGCGCTCAGCAACTGCCGCAACACGTAGGGCAGGATCCCGCCGTGCCGGTAGTAATCAATCTCGATGGGTGTATCGATCCGGCACTGGACCGGCACGGTTTCCTCGCGCCCGTCCGCGCGGCGAATGCGCAGGGTCAACCTCTGTTGCGGCTGCAGTTGCGGGCCCAGGTCCGGCACGTCATAGAGTTCCGTTCCATTCAGCCCCAGCGTTTGGGCGCTCACACCCTCGGGGAACTGCAACGGCAGCACGCCCATGCCCACCAGATTGCTCCGATGGATGCGTTCGAAACTGCGCGCAATCACCGCACGCACTCCGAGCAACCGCGTCCCCTTGGCCGCCCAATCGCGCGACGAGCCCGTCCCATACTCATGCCCTGCAATCACCACCAGCGGCACGCCGCGACGCTGGTACTCCATCGCCGCGTCGTAAATGAACATTTTCACCCCGTCGGGCTGCAACAAGGTGTACCCGCCCTCTTCACCCCCGAGCATGAGGTTCTTGATCCGCACGTTGGCGAAGGTGCCGCGGGTCATCACCCGGTCGTTTCCGCGCCGACTGCCGTAGCTGTTGAAATCCGCGAAATCCACCCCCTGCTCCAACAGGTATCGCCCGGCGGGGGAATCCTTCTTGATCGCGCCGGCCGGCGAGATATGGTCCGTGGTGACGCTGTCGCCAAAAATGCCCAACACCCTCGCACCCACCAGCGGTTGTATGCCGGGCGGTTCGAGCGTGAAGTTCTCAAAGAACGGCGGTTCCTGGATGTAGGTGGAACGCGGCGACCACTCGTACACCAGCCCCGTGGGTGCCGGGATCTCGTTCCACTGCGGATTCTGGCGGCTGAAATCGCGGTACAACTTCCGGAACAACTCCGGCCGCACCGCCTCGGCCAGCGCCTGACGCAACTCCTCGGCCGTGGGCCACAAATCCGCCAGGAACACCGGGGCACCCTCGCGATCGAACCCGATCGGCTCGCAACTCATGTCAATGTCCACCCGGCCCGCCAGCGCAAACGCCACCACCAGCGGGGGTGACATCAGAAAATTGGCCTTGATGGCGGGATGAATCCGCGCCTCGAAGTTGCGGTTGCCCGAAAGCACCGCCGCAGCCACGAAATCGTGCTGCTGGAGGGCCTGTTCGATCGCCGGGTCGAGCGGACCGGAATTGCCGATGCAGGTTGTGCAACCGTAGCCCACCACCTGGAACCCCAGCCGGTTCAGGTACTTTTGCAGCCCGGTCCGTTTCAGGTACTCCGACACGACGCGCGAGCCCGGCGCAAGCGAGGTCTTCACGCCGGCCGGCACCCTCAGGCCGCGTTCCACCGCCTTTCGCGCCAGCAACCCGGCTGCCAGCATCACGGTCGGATTCGACGTGTTGGTGCAACTGGTGATGGCTGCGATCAACACCCTGCCGGTGCCCACCTCCGCCCGCCGGCCCCGGCTGGTGCGCACGGTCACGCTCCGACCATACTCACGTCGGCTCTTGCCAAACCCGCCGTCGGTCACGGGCTTTTGCAGCGCCCGGAAAAACTCGCGTTCCAGGTCCGGCAGCTCGATCCGGTCCTGCGGCCGTTT contains:
- a CDS encoding SH3 domain-containing protein — translated: MKTGILALWVWALTGATMGAFRAGAAESTAATRLHPGPAVVAADRLNVRGEPRLEGERVAQLERGDQVWVFEEIVVEKPKPGEPDRWARIALPRGTKVWIHSLYVDPTNRVVLASRLNLRAGPGENHSVLGTLERGETYEETGVMDGDWIQIVPPTNAWAFVAARYLAQEPGASEPPAPTTESSTATEAKPTTPPVQPAPPAEPQEPAVPQPTPVTVTNAPELAAPPEPTNEIATAAFQEPPPAQTATDPAALEKAREAMRQKMAELIARDEALRAAAAPPPSEVRVVTREGIVRRARHILAPTQHALTELETGRVINYLYTTSTNLDLSRYWGRHVLVTGEEGLDPRWQATPVLTVRRIQVFP
- a CDS encoding tetrahydrofolate dehydrogenase/cyclohydrolase catalytic domain-containing protein codes for the protein MTAFPNLIDGRAIAAQVLAELQPRIRALHDRGVQPGLVFVRVGEDPASKVYVGRKEKAAAELGIRSHTHVLPETTTETELLALLERLNRDETWHGILVQAPLPRHIRPERVYSTIRPDKDVDGFHPLNMGRLLLGDPGGFVPCTPAGIQELLVRAGISWEGAHVVILGRGNIVGKPLAALLCQKAPRANATITLCHSATRDLAGHCRRADILVAAMGVPEFVRAPMVRPGAVVVDVGVNRVPDPARPGGSRLVGDVAFAEVQPVAGRITPNPGGVGPMTIAMLMQNTVRAAEILTG
- a CDS encoding DUF6941 family protein, which encodes MTPTRILPDLQCSLLCEDVRQEVTGNFILVGVLNFIRVPHLPVIALKLSVFNRWTAGIGQFIESTRLVAPDQTTVLRKGEVRFVLQDPNHHATNVTLFGQVEFKTAGVYYIEVLVDDVMKLRYPVPVIHTPPPQPHQGQPPKPQDPAPPQA
- the acnA gene encoding aconitate hydratase AcnA, producing MSTLHNLFDTLQTFEVGDGRRGAFYSLPRLEQAGLGPISRLPVSIRLVLESVLRNCDGRRVPESAIRSLAAWQPRAPRTEEIPFVVARIVLQDFTGVPLLVDLAAMRSAVARMGRDPRLIEPLVPVDLVVDHSVQVDVYGTSDALRRNLELEFARNRERYEFLKWGTQAFRTFRVIPPGIGIIHQVNLEYLARGVLQGPGPSEDTPLYYPDTLVGTDSHTTMINGLGIVGWGVGGIEAEAGMLGQPVYFLTPDVVGVYLTGSLPEGSTATDLALTLTQLLRRTKVVGKFVEFFGPGAAALPVVDRATIANMAPEYGATMGFFPIDEKCVEYLRATGRSEEHCRLYEAYYRAQGLWGMPQPGQVEYSQVVELDLGTVTPSVAGPKRPQDRIELPDLEREFFRALQKPVTDGGFGKSRREYGRSVTVRTSRGRRAEVGTGRVLIAAITSCTNTSNPTVMLAAGLLARKAVERGLRVPAGVKTSLAPGSRVVSEYLKRTGLQKYLNRLGFQVVGYGCTTCIGNSGPLDPAIEQALQQHDFVAAAVLSGNRNFEARIHPAIKANFLMSPPLVVAFALAGRVDIDMSCEPIGFDREGAPVFLADLWPTAEELRQALAEAVRPELFRKLYRDFSRQNPQWNEIPAPTGLVYEWSPRSTYIQEPPFFENFTLEPPGIQPLVGARVLGIFGDSVTTDHISPAGAIKKDSPAGRYLLEQGVDFADFNSYGSRRGNDRVMTRGTFANVRIKNLMLGGEEGGYTLLQPDGVKMFIYDAAMEYQRRGVPLVVIAGHEYGTGSSRDWAAKGTRLLGVRAVIARSFERIHRSNLVGMGVLPLQFPEGVSAQTLGLNGTELYDVPDLGPQLQPQQRLTLRIRRADGREETVPVQCRIDTPIEIDYYRHGGILPYVLRQLLSASTGPA